Within Sulfurospirillum diekertiae, the genomic segment GAGTGTTAAAAAAAGGTGAAATTAAAATGATAAAGAAGTTTTTAGCTGAAGGTTTTAGTAAAAGTGCCATTGCTAGAAAGTTAGGTATTTCAAGAGAAACTGTAAGGCGCTATGCCAATCTTCCAGATGATTATATTCCCCATATCAATAGACCTCCTGTGATTAACAGTGTTGATCCTTATTTGCCACATATTGCCAAGATGTTAGAGACGGCAGAGCAGCAGAAAAGTGAAATACCATTAACTGTTATTTACGAAGAGATTAAGAAGCTAGGATACGATGGAAGTCTGAGGTGGCTTCAACAAGTCATACTAAGATATGAGCTTAGAGCTCGAGCCAAATTAGATGAGCCTATTATACGCTTTGAAACCAAACCAGCCCAGCAAATGCAGGTCGACTGGGTAGAGTTTCCCAAGGATAATTTATCCGCCTTTGTGGCGACGATGGGTTACTCTAGGGCATCTTATGTGGAATACGTTAATAATGAGAAGATTGAGACCTTAATAGGGTGCCATATGAACGCTTTTGCCTACTTTGGCGGTGTTTCTAGGAACTGTCTCTATGACAATATGAAAACGGTTATATTGTCGCGCAATGACTATAGCAAAGGTGATCATAGATTCAATCCCTTGTTTGCTGACTTTGCTAAACATTGTGGATTCAGTATCAAAGTATGCAAACCCTATCGTGCTAAGAC encodes:
- the istA gene encoding IS21 family transposase yields the protein MLKKGEIKMIKKFLAEGFSKSAIARKLGISRETVRRYANLPDDYIPHINRPPVINSVDPYLPHIAKMLETAEQQKSEIPLTVIYEEIKKLGYDGSLRWLQQVILRYELRARAKLDEPIIRFETKPAQQMQVDWVEFPKDNLSAFVATMGYSRASYVEYVNNEKIETLIGCHMNAFAYFGGVSRNCLYDNMKTVILSRNDYSKGDHRFNPLFADFAKHCGFSIKVCKPYRAKTKGKVERFNHYLRYNFHNGLRVRLSMKHYTLTLDNANAEVLKWLDNTANKRIHQTTLQMPFELLAQEQLQLLPVPKAYQGIHPKALIESVAKKYSPINSHKDLEKLYIPNRDIQCYDEFIPMVANIILPVGFYGGALWS